From the genome of Hydrogenophilus thermoluteolus, one region includes:
- a CDS encoding FlgO family outer membrane protein: protein MTPRSLLGVLFAALTAAGCSSVTVSAHQETPNPTANGARHEAVASEYGAAMPSIEMRPAFRPHRQATAAPLSVTEALNLMAEQLDANTKHKSAYPAVLAATFVNLDRIDDTSPLGRLLTEGLVARLQVRGWNLYDVRLSKAVAVTPEGEFVLSRDPKRLEYQYAAAAVLTGTYTVTSNEVILHARITDVATGVVVASSEVRLPIDDEVAHLLTDHDSLRPMRIIRGH, encoded by the coding sequence ATGACACCGCGTTCTCTCTTAGGGGTTCTCTTTGCGGCACTCACGGCTGCCGGCTGTTCGTCGGTCACGGTGAGCGCACATCAAGAAACCCCCAACCCAACCGCGAATGGTGCGCGACACGAAGCCGTCGCATCCGAGTACGGCGCTGCCATGCCGTCGATCGAAATGCGCCCGGCGTTCCGCCCGCACCGTCAAGCGACCGCAGCCCCGCTTTCGGTTACCGAAGCGCTCAACTTGATGGCGGAACAGCTCGACGCCAATACCAAACACAAGAGCGCCTATCCCGCAGTGCTCGCCGCGACGTTCGTGAACCTGGACCGGATCGACGACACCTCACCGCTCGGGCGGCTGCTTACCGAAGGGCTGGTCGCGCGCTTGCAGGTTCGTGGCTGGAACCTCTATGACGTGCGCCTCAGTAAAGCGGTTGCGGTCACGCCAGAGGGCGAGTTCGTCCTCTCCCGCGATCCCAAGCGGCTCGAATACCAGTATGCGGCTGCGGCCGTACTCACGGGCACTTACACCGTGACCAGTAACGAGGTCATTCTCCACGCACGGATCACCGATGTCGCAACCGGCGTCGTGGTGGCCAGCTCTGAAGTGCGGCTTCCCATCGACGACGAGGTAGCCCATCTCCTCACCGATCACGACAGCCTGCGCCCGATGCGGATCATTCGGGGCCACTGA
- a CDS encoding ABC transporter permease: protein MEAAPHAEWVAFVTLFTKEVLRFWKVALQTVAAPVLNALLFLLIFSNVLDRHVTTYGEVAYPTFLIPGLAIMSVMQNAFANSSSSLIQSRITGNLVFILLTPLSNATFFWGYALAATLRGLVVGAAVLLVTAPFVDLPFAEPLWALAFACLSALLMGSFGIIAGIWSEKFDHLAAFQNFLVMPLTMLSGVFYSVAALPPFWQKVSHFNPFFFLIDGFRYGFFGQSDTDPRLSLAVGMLTTFVVVAWAYRWIAAGYKLRQ from the coding sequence ATCGAAGCTGCGCCCCATGCCGAATGGGTCGCATTCGTCACGTTGTTCACCAAAGAGGTGCTCCGTTTCTGGAAGGTGGCGCTGCAGACGGTCGCGGCACCGGTGCTCAATGCGCTGCTTTTTTTGCTGATTTTCAGTAACGTGCTCGATCGCCACGTCACGACATATGGCGAAGTGGCCTACCCCACCTTTTTGATTCCAGGGCTGGCGATCATGAGCGTGATGCAAAACGCTTTTGCGAACAGCAGTTCGTCGCTGATCCAGAGTCGGATCACCGGTAACCTGGTCTTCATTTTGCTCACGCCGCTCTCGAATGCCACTTTTTTCTGGGGGTACGCACTGGCCGCGACGCTGCGGGGGCTGGTGGTTGGCGCAGCGGTGTTGCTCGTCACGGCGCCGTTCGTCGATTTGCCGTTCGCTGAACCGCTGTGGGCGTTGGCGTTCGCGTGCTTGAGCGCGCTGCTCATGGGGTCTTTTGGCATCATCGCCGGAATTTGGTCCGAAAAGTTCGACCACTTGGCGGCGTTCCAGAATTTCTTGGTGATGCCGTTGACGATGCTTTCGGGCGTCTTCTACTCCGTCGCGGCACTACCCCCGTTCTGGCAGAAGGTCAGCCATTTCAACCCATTTTTCTTTTTGATCGACGGGTTTCGCTACGGTTTTTTCGGACAATCGGATACCGATCCGCGGCTGAGCCTTGCCGTAGGGATGTTGACCACGTTCGTAGTGGTCGCGTGGGCCTACCGTTGGATTGCTGCGGGTTACAAACTGCGGCAGTGA
- a CDS encoding KpsF/GutQ family sugar-phosphate isomerase: MAESSASIDPEHLIARGETTLAIEIAGLEAVKARLRGDQSFVRAVTVILEAKGRVIVTGVGKSGHIGRKIAATLASTGTPAYFVHAAEAAHGDLGMITPEDVVIAISYSGQSDELLTILPAIKRFGAHLIAITGRAHSPLAQAAEVHLDVSVPQEACPHNIAPTASTTATLALGDALAMALLEARGFGPDDFARTHPAGALGRRLLLRLSDVMRPRARCPVATTQTPFTEALLTMTQGGMGMVIEVDEHDRPIGIFTDGDLRRLLERGTDWRHARFGDVAHPAPKTLPATALAAEAAHFMETHRINHILAVHADGTLAGAVHMHDLMHAKVI; encoded by the coding sequence ATGGCCGAATCGTCAGCGTCCATCGACCCAGAGCACCTGATCGCTCGGGGCGAAACCACATTGGCGATCGAAATCGCTGGGCTTGAGGCGGTCAAAGCACGCTTACGGGGCGACCAGAGTTTCGTCCGCGCCGTCACGGTGATCCTCGAAGCCAAAGGGCGGGTGATCGTGACCGGCGTGGGGAAATCGGGCCACATCGGGCGCAAGATCGCCGCCACCCTGGCTTCGACCGGCACCCCCGCCTATTTCGTCCATGCGGCGGAAGCCGCGCATGGCGACCTCGGAATGATCACACCCGAAGACGTGGTGATCGCGATCTCCTATTCGGGCCAATCGGACGAACTTCTGACCATCCTGCCAGCGATCAAACGCTTCGGCGCCCACCTCATAGCGATCACCGGCCGAGCCCATTCGCCGCTCGCACAAGCCGCCGAGGTCCATCTCGACGTCTCTGTACCGCAAGAGGCGTGCCCGCACAACATCGCGCCAACTGCGAGCACCACGGCGACGCTCGCGCTCGGTGACGCGTTGGCGATGGCGCTCTTGGAAGCGCGCGGTTTTGGTCCAGACGATTTTGCCCGGACCCACCCCGCCGGTGCGCTGGGGCGGCGGCTGTTGCTGCGTTTGAGCGACGTGATGCGGCCCCGCGCCCGCTGTCCGGTCGCAACAACCCAGACCCCGTTCACCGAAGCGCTCTTGACGATGACCCAAGGCGGCATGGGGATGGTGATCGAAGTGGACGAGCACGACCGTCCGATTGGCATCTTCACCGACGGAGATCTGCGCAGACTCCTGGAGCGCGGCACCGATTGGCGCCATGCCCGTTTCGGCGACGTTGCCCACCCTGCCCCCAAGACCCTCCCGGCAACTGCGCTTGCCGCCGAAGCGGCCCACTTCATGGAGACGCACCGCATCAACCACATCCTGGCCGTGCACGCAGACGGAACCCTTGCGGGTGCGGTCCATATGCACGATTTGATGCACGCCAAGGTGATTTAG
- a CDS encoding ABC transporter ATP-binding protein: MTERLVASLSGVDAGYGTRQILHGIDFTVHRGQVVAIMGGSGSGKTTLLRLLTGQLRPWSGTVEVLGVRLDQASEAQRYALRRRIGMLFQFGALFTDLDVFENVAFPLREHTRLPEPLIRDLVLLKLEAVGLRGAARLKTSELSGGMARRVALARAIALDPELILYDEPFAGLDPISLATIGTLIRRLNDALGAASVVVTHDVVESLALVDYVYFVSRGHIVAHGTPDAIRNASDPYVRQFVHGEIDGPAPFHYPAPPLAEALMEEI, encoded by the coding sequence GTGACAGAACGATTGGTCGCTTCGTTGTCCGGGGTTGACGCCGGGTATGGGACGCGGCAGATCCTGCACGGCATCGACTTCACCGTTCATCGCGGCCAGGTGGTCGCGATCATGGGGGGGTCGGGTTCGGGCAAGACGACGCTGCTGCGCCTCTTGACCGGGCAATTACGCCCATGGTCCGGCACCGTCGAGGTTTTGGGTGTCCGGCTCGATCAAGCCTCGGAAGCGCAACGCTACGCGCTGCGGCGCCGTATCGGGATGCTCTTTCAATTCGGGGCGCTCTTTACCGATCTCGACGTATTCGAAAACGTCGCATTCCCGCTCAGAGAGCATACCCGGTTGCCGGAGCCGCTGATCCGCGACCTGGTGTTGCTGAAACTGGAAGCGGTTGGGTTGCGGGGCGCCGCGCGCTTGAAAACGAGTGAGCTTTCGGGCGGTATGGCGCGGCGGGTGGCGCTGGCCCGCGCGATTGCGCTCGATCCGGAGTTGATCCTCTATGACGAACCGTTCGCGGGGCTCGACCCGATTTCGCTCGCGACGATCGGAACGCTGATTCGCCGTCTGAACGATGCGCTCGGTGCAGCGTCGGTAGTGGTCACCCACGATGTGGTCGAATCGCTCGCGTTGGTCGACTATGTCTATTTCGTCTCGCGCGGGCACATCGTCGCGCACGGTACGCCGGATGCAATCCGCAACGCGAGCGATCCCTACGTGCGCCAGTTCGTCCATGGCGAAATCGACGGGCCTGCCCCTTTCCACTATCCGGCGCCGCCGCTTGCCGAAGCGCTGATGGAGGAGATATGA
- a CDS encoding STAS domain-containing protein, whose amino-acid sequence MADRGVIALSGVVTVYTAHEWVDRYPAGAASITVDASGVRACDSALIALLLAWRRRANRDGATITVRNLPESAVALANIYGVASLVS is encoded by the coding sequence ATGGCTGACAGGGGTGTGATTGCGCTTTCGGGGGTGGTCACCGTCTATACCGCGCACGAGTGGGTCGATCGCTATCCTGCGGGTGCGGCATCGATCACGGTCGATGCCAGTGGGGTCCGTGCCTGTGATTCGGCATTGATCGCGTTGTTGCTGGCGTGGAGGCGCCGTGCGAACCGGGACGGGGCGACGATCACGGTTAGAAACCTACCCGAAAGTGCGGTTGCGTTGGCCAACATCTACGGCGTTGCGTCACTCGTCTCATGA
- a CDS encoding monovalent cation:proton antiporter family protein, translating into MHESLFLLVGLLAGSVVAVGLTRQLGLPPIIGYLMVGVLVGPSTLNLVRDPATAQFVAEFGIVFLMFSIGLEFSLGHLKAMRRVVFGLGAIQVLVTIVVLMGIGGALGLPWIGAFVLAAALAMSSTAILSKLLTERMELEKPHGREVIGVLLFQDLAVVPILILLPALGRGEAGGEWLLPMGLALVKAAVALALVLRFGQPVMRRWFGWVARQRSSEFFTLNVLLVTIGMAMLSELLGLSLALGAFLAGMLIAETEYRYQVEEDIKPFRDVLLGLFFITVGMFLDIGVVLRFLPWVAVTIVVVLILKGVIVWAGSRVLGSDASTALRSALWLCTAGEFGFVVLALGERHGLMPEPWPQVIAASLVLSMLIAPVIVQFSDKIVLRVVASEWTRRSLELTQIAARTVKIKAPVLLLGYGRTGQHMAKLLDQEGISVVALDLDPERVRRAQAAGENVVYGDAARTEVLKAAGLMRAQAVVVTFADRDAALRILSAVQALRPEAPVVVRVRDEGDIERMFAAGASEVIPEAIEVAIMMAVQTLALIGVPLPKLVRRLRALREERYGLFRGFFSGVSDAADEEHDADGVRLDTFVVADDSPWVGHTLGALALDTLRVEVVAVRRRGIRGAAPDASFRLQRGDALIVRGDMAALEAARERFLAGPD; encoded by the coding sequence ATGCACGAAAGCCTTTTTTTGCTGGTTGGGCTTCTGGCGGGGTCGGTGGTCGCGGTGGGCCTCACGCGGCAATTGGGCTTGCCGCCGATCATCGGCTATTTGATGGTCGGGGTGCTCGTCGGCCCCAGTACCCTCAATCTGGTTCGCGATCCTGCCACGGCGCAGTTCGTCGCTGAATTCGGCATCGTCTTTTTGATGTTTTCGATCGGTTTGGAATTTTCGCTGGGTCACCTCAAGGCGATGCGCCGCGTCGTCTTCGGCCTTGGGGCGATCCAGGTCTTGGTGACGATCGTGGTGTTGATGGGAATCGGTGGGGCCCTGGGGTTGCCGTGGATCGGTGCTTTCGTACTCGCCGCTGCGTTGGCGATGTCCTCGACGGCGATTTTGTCGAAATTGCTCACCGAGCGGATGGAGTTGGAAAAACCCCACGGGCGAGAAGTGATCGGCGTGTTGCTCTTTCAAGATCTCGCCGTGGTGCCGATCCTCATTTTGCTGCCTGCGCTCGGCAGGGGCGAAGCGGGGGGAGAGTGGCTCTTGCCGATGGGGCTGGCGCTGGTGAAAGCGGCGGTGGCGCTGGCGCTCGTGTTGCGCTTCGGCCAACCCGTGATGCGCCGCTGGTTCGGTTGGGTGGCGCGGCAACGCTCGAGTGAATTCTTCACGTTGAACGTCCTTTTGGTCACGATCGGCATGGCGATGCTTTCCGAGCTCCTGGGGTTGTCGCTCGCGCTCGGGGCTTTCCTGGCCGGGATGTTGATTGCCGAAACCGAATACCGCTACCAGGTGGAAGAGGATATCAAGCCGTTTCGCGACGTGCTCCTGGGGCTCTTTTTCATCACCGTCGGGATGTTTCTCGACATCGGCGTGGTGCTTCGCTTTCTGCCTTGGGTTGCGGTGACGATCGTGGTGGTGCTGATCCTCAAAGGGGTGATCGTTTGGGCAGGATCACGGGTGTTGGGCAGTGACGCAAGCACCGCACTGCGCTCCGCTTTGTGGTTGTGTACGGCGGGGGAGTTCGGTTTCGTGGTCCTTGCCTTGGGCGAGCGGCACGGGTTGATGCCCGAACCGTGGCCACAGGTAATCGCGGCGTCGCTGGTGTTGTCGATGTTGATCGCGCCGGTGATCGTGCAGTTTTCCGACAAGATCGTTTTGCGCGTGGTGGCGAGCGAATGGACGCGGCGCTCGTTGGAGCTCACGCAGATTGCGGCGCGGACGGTGAAGATCAAGGCGCCGGTACTGCTGCTGGGCTATGGTCGAACCGGGCAGCATATGGCTAAGCTCCTTGACCAGGAGGGAATCAGCGTGGTTGCGCTCGACCTCGATCCAGAACGGGTGCGGCGGGCGCAAGCGGCAGGGGAAAACGTCGTGTATGGGGATGCGGCGCGCACCGAGGTGCTCAAAGCGGCCGGGTTAATGCGGGCGCAAGCGGTGGTGGTCACCTTCGCCGATCGCGACGCAGCGCTGCGCATCCTATCGGCGGTTCAAGCGTTGCGGCCAGAGGCGCCCGTGGTGGTCCGGGTGCGTGATGAGGGCGACATCGAGCGGATGTTCGCCGCTGGCGCGTCCGAGGTGATTCCGGAAGCGATCGAGGTGGCCATCATGATGGCGGTGCAGACGTTGGCATTGATCGGGGTGCCGTTGCCGAAACTGGTACGCCGTCTGCGCGCGTTGCGCGAAGAGCGTTATGGGCTTTTCCGCGGTTTCTTTTCCGGGGTGAGCGACGCTGCGGATGAGGAACACGACGCAGACGGTGTCCGGCTCGATACCTTCGTGGTTGCCGACGATTCCCCGTGGGTCGGGCATACGCTCGGGGCGCTTGCGCTCGATACGTTGCGCGTCGAGGTGGTCGCGGTGCGGCGTCGGGGGATTCGTGGTGCGGCTCCGGACGCCAGTTTCCGTTTGCAGCGCGGGGATGCGCTGATCGTGCGCGGGGATATGGCGGCGCTCGAAGCGGCGCGCGAGCGCTTTCTTGCCGGGCCTGATTGA
- a CDS encoding ABC transporter ATP-binding protein yields the protein MKPSAIEIRGAVKRFGDFAAVAGIDLTVAQGEFFGLLGPNGAGKTTLISMLAGLAKPTEGTLRVMGFDVATDYRRARRAIGVVPQELVFDPFFTVRECLRFQSGYYGIRHNEAWIDELLVGLGLAAKADANLRTLSGGMKRRVMVAQALVHRPPVIVLDEPTAGVDVELRQSLWQFVMKLNKAGHTVVLTTHYLEEAEALCDRIAMMKGGRIVALDRTRELLARAGGKDLESVFLEVMRGTA from the coding sequence ATGAAACCGTCTGCGATCGAGATTCGTGGCGCGGTGAAGCGTTTCGGTGACTTCGCCGCAGTGGCTGGAATCGACCTCACCGTTGCGCAAGGGGAGTTCTTCGGGCTGCTCGGTCCCAATGGTGCGGGCAAGACGACCCTCATCTCGATGCTCGCCGGGCTCGCGAAACCCACGGAAGGGACGCTGCGGGTGATGGGGTTCGACGTCGCTACCGATTACCGCCGCGCGCGGCGCGCGATCGGTGTCGTGCCTCAGGAGTTGGTCTTCGATCCCTTCTTCACCGTGCGTGAGTGCCTGCGGTTTCAGTCCGGCTATTACGGCATTCGGCACAACGAGGCGTGGATCGACGAGTTGCTCGTCGGGCTGGGGCTTGCCGCGAAAGCTGATGCCAATCTTCGTACCCTTTCGGGCGGGATGAAGCGGCGGGTGATGGTCGCGCAGGCGCTCGTGCATCGGCCGCCCGTGATCGTCCTCGACGAGCCGACTGCCGGGGTCGATGTCGAACTGCGGCAAAGTCTTTGGCAATTCGTGATGAAACTCAACAAGGCGGGACACACCGTCGTTTTGACGACGCACTATCTGGAAGAGGCCGAAGCGCTGTGCGATCGCATCGCGATGATGAAAGGGGGACGCATCGTTGCGCTCGACCGGACTCGAGAGCTGCTCGCGCGCGCCGGCGGGAAGGATTTGGAGAGCGTCTTTTTGGAGGTGATGCGTGGCACCGCTTGA
- the mlaD gene encoding outer membrane lipid asymmetry maintenance protein MlaD: MERKSWDVLVGLFVLLGVAALFFLAFEVSGAATSRIDGETIRVVAYFDNIGGLKVKAPVKSAGVLVGRVTAIRLDPKSYRAEVTMELSRNIPFPKDSSASILTAGLLGEQYVGIEAGADLENLQDGDRILLTQSAVVLEKLIGQFLVNKAAE; the protein is encoded by the coding sequence ATGGAACGCAAGAGTTGGGACGTTTTGGTCGGACTGTTCGTTTTGCTGGGGGTCGCGGCGCTCTTTTTCCTCGCGTTCGAGGTCTCCGGTGCCGCAACGTCGCGGATCGACGGCGAGACGATCCGCGTCGTCGCCTATTTCGACAATATCGGCGGATTAAAGGTGAAAGCGCCGGTGAAGAGTGCCGGGGTGTTGGTTGGAAGGGTGACCGCGATTCGGCTCGATCCGAAGAGCTACCGCGCTGAGGTGACGATGGAACTCAGCAGGAATATCCCCTTTCCGAAGGATTCGAGCGCGAGCATTTTGACCGCGGGGTTGCTGGGGGAACAGTACGTGGGGATCGAAGCGGGCGCGGATCTGGAAAACCTCCAGGATGGCGACCGCATTTTGCTGACGCAATCGGCGGTGGTATTGGAAAAATTGATCGGCCAGTTTTTGGTCAATAAGGCGGCGGAGTGA
- a CDS encoding MlaC/ttg2D family ABC transporter substrate-binding protein, whose protein sequence is MVRRRAFLTGILGVTVLAIAPGSRVYAATPKTEEDPVALVQRLSDSVLAYLKAHPVTDEPSREALVAFVEENILPYFDMPRMTALAVGPAWRQATPQQRAQLTDEFKKLLLRTYSNAAKAYKDETLEFLPQRRGANDPIVRVAARIVRAGSEPIEVQYVLQNSGDGWRIFDVVIAGVSLVTNYRGSFTAEINRGGIDGLIRVLAEKNAKGETDPVPEPGKGTHG, encoded by the coding sequence ATGGTGAGACGGCGTGCATTCCTCACTGGGATCTTGGGTGTGACGGTTTTGGCGATTGCGCCGGGCAGCCGAGTTTATGCGGCAACCCCAAAAACCGAAGAAGATCCGGTTGCGCTCGTGCAGCGGCTTTCGGATTCTGTACTCGCTTACCTGAAAGCGCATCCGGTGACCGACGAACCCAGTCGGGAGGCGCTCGTTGCCTTTGTCGAGGAAAACATCCTCCCCTATTTCGACATGCCGCGCATGACGGCTTTGGCGGTCGGCCCGGCTTGGCGGCAAGCCACGCCGCAACAGCGCGCTCAGCTCACCGATGAGTTCAAAAAACTGCTGCTGCGCACCTACTCGAACGCGGCAAAAGCGTACAAAGACGAAACCCTCGAGTTTCTGCCCCAAAGGAGGGGCGCGAACGATCCGATCGTCCGTGTCGCGGCGCGAATCGTTCGCGCGGGAAGCGAACCGATCGAAGTGCAATATGTGTTGCAGAACAGCGGCGACGGTTGGCGGATCTTCGACGTGGTGATCGCAGGCGTGAGTCTGGTGACCAACTACCGCGGAAGCTTCACTGCCGAGATCAACCGCGGTGGGATCGACGGCTTGATCCGGGTGTTGGCAGAGAAAAACGCGAAAGGGGAGACCGACCCAGTGCCCGAGCCAGGAAAGGGAACCCATGGCTGA
- a CDS encoding MlaA family lipoprotein, with product MRHMTQRSFGSWLGCAVAIGALAVALSGCATAVQRGGVSADAPSTNAAVRATPVDPWEGFNRTMFAVNEALDRAVVKPVAQAYDTVAPEPVKKGVSNFFGNLGDLWIGFNNLLQGKPGAAANDWMRFAFNSTFGLFGLLDIASEAGLPKHNEDFGQTLARWGVGSGPYLVLPILGPRTLRDAAAWPVDRFGDPTTHLEDDTARFAVKSLDIVETRARLLPLDAQADAAIDKYAYVRDSYLQRRQYLIYDGNPPIVYENYE from the coding sequence ATGCGGCACATGACGCAAAGAAGTTTCGGTTCTTGGCTGGGGTGCGCGGTGGCGATCGGGGCGCTCGCGGTTGCGCTGAGCGGCTGTGCGACCGCCGTTCAGCGGGGCGGGGTTAGCGCGGATGCGCCGTCGACGAACGCCGCGGTGCGCGCAACGCCAGTCGACCCATGGGAAGGGTTCAACCGCACGATGTTCGCGGTGAATGAGGCGCTCGATCGTGCGGTGGTGAAGCCCGTGGCGCAAGCGTATGACACCGTGGCGCCGGAACCGGTGAAAAAAGGGGTGAGCAACTTCTTCGGAAACCTGGGGGATCTCTGGATCGGGTTCAACAATTTGTTGCAAGGCAAACCCGGTGCCGCAGCAAACGACTGGATGCGCTTTGCATTCAACTCCACCTTCGGGTTGTTCGGCCTCCTCGATATCGCGTCGGAAGCCGGGCTCCCCAAACACAACGAAGATTTTGGCCAGACACTGGCGCGTTGGGGCGTGGGGAGCGGCCCGTACCTGGTACTTCCTATTCTGGGACCAAGAACCTTACGCGACGCCGCCGCATGGCCAGTCGATCGATTCGGTGATCCCACCACCCACCTTGAGGATGACACCGCGCGGTTCGCGGTCAAGAGTCTCGATATCGTCGAAACCCGGGCACGGCTGTTGCCGCTCGATGCCCAGGCGGATGCGGCGATCGACAAATATGCGTATGTCCGGGATTCCTATCTGCAACGGCGCCAGTATCTGATTTACGACGGCAATCCCCCCATCGTGTATGAAAATTATGAATAG
- a CDS encoding KdsC family phosphatase, protein MNAQAKARAVRLMGFDIDGVMTDGRLYYGPDGETLKVFHSRDGHGLKLLMRAGIVVVVISGRRSAALEARCAELGVHECHLGVEDKLATLQTILARRNLTRQQAGYMGDDIVDLEILCQCGFSAAPADAHPEVCARVDYRAALPGGHGAVREVCDWLLKTQNRYQQLVQEALGSAAP, encoded by the coding sequence ATGAATGCTCAAGCGAAAGCGCGCGCCGTGCGTCTGATGGGATTCGACATCGACGGGGTGATGACCGACGGCCGCCTCTATTACGGTCCCGACGGCGAAACCCTAAAAGTTTTTCACAGTCGCGATGGACACGGCCTGAAACTGCTGATGCGCGCCGGAATCGTCGTCGTGGTGATCTCGGGGCGGCGCTCTGCAGCGCTCGAAGCGCGCTGTGCCGAACTCGGTGTGCACGAATGCCACTTGGGTGTCGAAGACAAACTCGCGACGCTGCAAACCATCCTTGCCCGGCGCAACTTGACGCGCCAACAGGCCGGATATATGGGCGACGACATCGTCGATCTCGAAATTCTCTGCCAGTGCGGGTTTTCGGCGGCGCCTGCCGACGCCCATCCGGAGGTCTGCGCCCGCGTCGACTACCGTGCGGCGCTGCCTGGCGGTCACGGCGCCGTCCGTGAAGTGTGTGATTGGCTGCTCAAAACGCAAAACCGTTACCAGCAGCTGGTTCAAGAAGCTTTGGGGTCCGCTGCGCCATGA
- the mlaE gene encoding lipid asymmetry maintenance ABC transporter permease subunit MlaE → MINAVARLGQATIDTVVQLGFAARFVIALLRHSGMTFRRVPLLIRDLYFAGVLSILIIVVSGAFVGLVLGLQGYDTLQRFGSETALGGVVALSLLRELGPVVAALLFASRAGSAMTAEIGLMKATEQLDAMDVMAVNPIARVIAPKFWAGVIAMPLLAGIFSAVGILGGWFIGVVVIGVDHGTFWSQMQNAVDFDADVRNGIVKSFVFGVIVTWIAVFQGWSCTPTAEGVSRAITKTVVYGALAVLAADFVLTAFMFIGR, encoded by the coding sequence ATGATCAACGCAGTTGCGCGCCTGGGGCAGGCAACGATCGACACGGTGGTGCAACTGGGGTTTGCAGCGCGGTTCGTGATCGCGTTGTTGCGCCACTCCGGCATGACGTTTCGCCGGGTGCCGTTGCTCATCCGTGACCTCTATTTCGCCGGAGTGCTGTCGATCCTGATCATCGTGGTTTCGGGGGCGTTCGTCGGTTTGGTGTTGGGGCTGCAAGGGTATGATACGCTTCAACGTTTCGGCTCGGAGACCGCGCTGGGCGGGGTGGTGGCGCTCTCGCTGCTGCGCGAACTCGGGCCGGTGGTTGCTGCGTTGTTGTTCGCAAGCCGCGCCGGCAGCGCGATGACCGCGGAAATCGGACTGATGAAGGCCACTGAGCAGCTCGACGCGATGGATGTGATGGCGGTGAACCCGATCGCGCGCGTCATCGCTCCGAAATTCTGGGCGGGGGTGATTGCGATGCCGTTACTCGCGGGAATCTTTTCCGCGGTAGGGATTTTGGGCGGCTGGTTCATTGGGGTGGTGGTGATCGGTGTCGATCACGGGACCTTCTGGTCGCAGATGCAGAACGCGGTCGATTTCGATGCAGACGTGCGCAACGGCATCGTGAAAAGTTTCGTCTTTGGGGTGATCGTCACCTGGATCGCCGTTTTTCAAGGGTGGAGTTGTACGCCGACCGCGGAAGGCGTTTCGCGGGCGATCACCAAAACCGTGGTCTATGGGGCGTTGGCCGTGTTGGCGGCCGATTTCGTGCTGACCGCATTCATGTTCATTGGACGGTGA
- a CDS encoding FlgO family outer membrane protein, translated as MRQRPDRSHVTRRHQWLQRFAMVALASTLAACAQSAVVEPRTESLSDCATLLHERLGADAAQLCGCQGLACTTPVVITDFVAVDDYRSQRLGKRLGEEFRLAWQQRCQRPVRTVELAADFRLDETGLRALTRDVAQLMTTTTADPLAFVGTYRLEGTERIRYFIRQVHLPTQTTTTMAGGYLPRRCIDPLTPLPSRLTQ; from the coding sequence ATGCGGCAACGCCCTGACCGCAGTCACGTGACGAGACGGCACCAGTGGCTGCAACGCTTCGCGATGGTCGCACTAGCGAGTACGCTCGCAGCGTGCGCGCAGTCGGCCGTTGTCGAACCGCGCACAGAATCGCTGAGCGATTGCGCCACGTTACTGCACGAGCGGCTGGGTGCAGACGCCGCGCAACTGTGCGGCTGCCAGGGCTTGGCGTGCACGACCCCGGTGGTCATCACCGATTTCGTCGCCGTTGACGATTACCGGTCGCAACGGCTCGGCAAACGCCTTGGAGAAGAGTTTCGCTTGGCGTGGCAACAACGTTGCCAGCGCCCGGTCCGTACCGTCGAACTGGCAGCCGACTTTCGCCTCGATGAAACCGGGCTGCGCGCGCTCACCCGCGACGTCGCGCAATTGATGACCACGACCACCGCGGACCCGCTCGCTTTCGTCGGCACCTACCGTTTGGAAGGAACCGAGCGCATCCGCTATTTCATCCGCCAAGTCCACCTGCCCACGCAAACCACCACGACCATGGCAGGAGGTTACTTGCCGCGCCGCTGTATCGACCCCCTGACGCCGCTGCCTTCGCGTCTCACGCAGTAG